In Acaryochloris sp. CCMEE 5410, the following proteins share a genomic window:
- a CDS encoding UvrD-helicase domain-containing protein, whose product MPYKWSGLVLAPAGTGKTSVLAARVDQAIRMGVHPHNCCA is encoded by the coding sequence TTGCCATACAAATGGTCCGGTTTAGTTTTAGCTCCAGCGGGAACTGGGAAAACTTCTGTTTTAGCAGCACGAGTCGATCAGGCTATCCGAATGGGAGTGCATCCCCACAATTGCTGTGCCTGA